Proteins from a single region of Hordeum vulgare subsp. vulgare chromosome 6H, MorexV3_pseudomolecules_assembly, whole genome shotgun sequence:
- the LOC123404441 gene encoding callose synthase 3-like, with product MVALLPGGMASSSSPIIDLEVVGEPISVSEVVPSSLVEIVPFLRVANEVEAINPRVAYLCRFHGGFEKAHRLDPLSNGRGVRQFKVELLQRLQRENDPTLKGRVEQSDADEIKNFYHEYYRMYIQALQNTADKVERAQLTKAYQTAAVLFEVLKAVDQPIFETHNQVDPDTSIMQCPKIHAAYDALRDTKGLPWPKHHENNAHGDLLEWLQAMFGFQKDNVSNQREHLILLLASMHIRQTSKHEQQPMLDDHVLDTARNKLFKNYKRWCKHLGRKTSLWLPTIQQQVQQRKLLHMGLYLLIWGEAANLRFMPECLCYLYHHMAFELYGVLSGNVSPSTGENVRPFYGGEEEAFLKKVVNPISKIIEMVHFFI from the exons ATGGTAGCTCTCCTTCCCGGCGGGATggcatcctcctcctcccccatcATCGACCTCGAGGTCGTCGGTGAGCCCATCTCGGTCAGCGAGGTTGTCCCCTCCTCGCTCGTCGAGATCGTGCCCTTCCTCCGTGTTGCCAACGAGGTCGAGGCCATCAACCCGCGCGTCGCATACCTAT GTCGATTCCACGGCGGATTCGAGAAGGCACATCGCCTCGACCCGCTCTCCAATGGCCGTGGTGTCCGTCAGTTCAAGGTCGAGCTCCTGCAGAGGCTCCAAAGG GAAAACGATCCCACCTTGAAGGGAAGGGTTGAGCAGAGCGATGCTGACGAAATAAAGAATTTCTACCATGAATACTACAGGATGTACATCCAGGCGCTCCAGAATACTGCTGATAAAGTTGAACG TGCTCAGCTCACAAAAGCGTACCAGACTGCAGCTGTGTTGTTTGAGGTCCTCAAGGCAGTTGATCAGCCG ATTTTCGAAACGCACAACCAAGTCGATCCTGACACTTCTATTATGCAATGTCCCAAG ATCCATGCCGCTTATGACGCCCTTCGTGACACCAAGGGTTTGCCATGGCCCAAGCACCATGAAAACAACGCTCATGGAGATCTTCTTGAATGGCTTCAGGCAATGTTTGGGTTTCAG AAAGATAATGTGTCCAATCAAAGAGAACACCTCATATTGTTGCTTGCCAGCATGCACATAAGGCAGACCTCCAAACATGAACAACAACCAATG TTAGATGACCATGTGTTGGATACAGCAAGGAACAAGCTATTCAAGAACTACAAGAGATGGTGCAAGCACCTTGGCCGCAAAACCAGCTTATG GCTGCCCACAATTCAACAACAAGTGCAACAGCGTAAGCTTCTCCACATGGGCCTTTATCTGCTCATATGGGGCGAGGCGGCTAACTTGCGGTTTATGCCAGAGTGTCTTTGCTATCTCTATCATCAT ATGGCTTTTGAATTGTACGGTGTGTTGTCTGGAAATGTGAGCCCATCAACTGGTGAAAATGTTAGACCCTTCTATGGTGGCGAAGAAGAAGCCTTCCTGAAGAAAGTTGTGAATCCTATTTCCAAAATCATAGAGATGGTACATTTCTTTATTTAA
- the LOC123404119 gene encoding metal tolerance protein C2: MAMADPRAWNPNYGLVGSGDRRLAYSRQPSFSSSPRPGPGPGPALARSDSSISMPMSVPLNQPPKAPDVRYRWLSTRPMRRLALLLALNAAYSAVELAVGLLTGRVGLVSDAFHLTFGCGLLSFSLFAMAASRTKPDSTYTYGYKRLEVLAAFTNALFLLFLSFSLAVEALHSFMQDESEHKHYLIVSAVTNLLVNLLGVWFFRSYARVNIVYRKAEDMNHHSICLHVLADSVRSAGLILASWFLSLGIENAEVLCLGIVSVAVFMLVMPLFKATGNVLLQIAPGNVPPSALIKCSRQITAYEDVSEVSQARFWELVPGHAVGCLSIRVKKNSSDDQSVLEYVHGLYEDLGIHDLTIQAEKS; encoded by the exons ATGGCGATGGCGGATCCTCGGGCGTGGAACCCCAACTACGGCTTGGTGGGCAGCGGCGATCGCCGCCTCGCCTACTCCCGCcagccttccttctcctcctccccgcggccaggCCCCGGCCCCGGCCCCGCCCTCGCCCGCTCCGACTCCTCCATCTCCATGCCTATGTCCGTGCCCCTCAACCAGCCACCCAAGGCACCTGACGTCCGGTACCGGTGGCTCTCCACCCGCCCGATGCGCCGCCTCGCGCTGCTCCTCGCCCTCAACGCCGCCTACTCCGCTGTGGAGCTCGCCGTGGGCCTCCTGACGGGGCGCGTCGGCCTCGTCTCCGACGCCTTCCACCTTACCTTCGGCTGCGGCCtgctctccttctccctcttcgcCATGGCCGCCTCCCGGACCAAGCCCGACTCCACATACACCTACGG GTACAAGAGATTGGAGGTCCTCGCCGCCTTCACCAATGCC CTGTTCCTGCTGTTCCTGTCTTTCTCCTTGGCTGTTGAAGCGCTGCATTCATTTATGCAGGATGAATCCGAGCACAA GCATTACCTCATTGTTTCTGCAGTCACAAACCTTTTGGTCAATTTACTTGGTGTCTGGTTCTTTCGGAGCTATGCTCGTGTTAACATAG TTTACAGGAAAGCAGAGGATATGAACCATCACTCCATCTGTTTGCATGTTCTGGCAGATTCAGTGCGGAG TGCAGGCTTGATACTAGCTTCTTGGTTTCTTTCATTGGG GATTGAGAATGCAGAGGTGTTGTGCCTGGGAATTGTTTCAGTGGCGGTCTTCATGCTTGTTATGCCTCTGTTCAAAGCCACCGGCAATGTCCTGCTGCAGATTGCGCCTGGCAACGTGCCACCTTCAGCCTTGATCAAGTGCAGCAGACAG ATTACTGCTTATGAGGATGTCTCTGAAGTATCCCAGGCTCGATTTTGGGAGCTTGTACCTGGTCATGCCGTGGGTTGCCTCTCCATCCGG GTGAAGAAGAATAGCAGTGATGATCAATCGGTGCTGGAATATGTGCATGGATTGTATGAAGATCTAGGGATACATGACCTGACCATCCAGGCCGAAAAATCTTAG